One Lachnospiraceae bacterium C1.1 genomic region harbors:
- a CDS encoding methyl-accepting chemotaxis protein, producing the protein MGKMKKRESKDNLKPEIGLLDSIKTKLIFIMVSLIVVSLAIAVSISYVTSTTKAKNDALELLDSNANFVESKFADIIDKNVIALESFATAPSTVTYINSYGTEDAAIPDDVMLAQMDAINTIIDDGNTSCILSMVTGDQVLRTDRGETKNVADRDYFKKCVSTKNVTVSDILTDKEDDERLAIIIVPVFDDKTGEMIGTIQRSINLNVLHDFLSENVSDGFIADSQGIVAAHAKHEIHATDEPEDLSYAQFMSSTDTAGYYKTNSKGYLEYISWIREPVTGYTVAVLKTQSEIMGPAVRSAVTVVIIGLILMLIAMVLSFIFSKSFTEPIEAVARSLIALSDGRFVLVEKHAARKDEFGAIANATNTLISKLESIVANIKSSSEEVNSSSEELSQMADQISQTADGVSNAIQDVSAGATQQAEEIQDANQSVADIGKAVEEVKSSATELSETTDRMKEASEISGESLVSLRDSSAEMTEKINEISRTIQATQNAVDNISEKVEGITSIATQTNLLSLNASIEAARAGEAGKGFAVVAEEIGKLAEDSRQMAGDIRKEMDALLEQSNAAVLAAEDVKKGNDDQQVALEETLKSVNGMLSDIESTVGGVENISRGADTCERSKDTVVDTMSALSAISEENAASSEQTGSSMEELSATVTTMAESANALQKIAEKLNEEIQFFKA; encoded by the coding sequence ATGGGTAAAATGAAAAAAAGAGAATCAAAGGACAATCTGAAACCGGAGATCGGATTGTTGGATAGTATCAAAACCAAGCTCATTTTTATAATGGTTTCATTGATCGTTGTGTCACTTGCGATCGCTGTTTCGATAAGCTATGTGACATCTACGACCAAAGCAAAAAATGATGCTCTTGAGCTTTTAGATTCGAATGCCAATTTCGTAGAGTCAAAGTTTGCGGACATTATTGATAAGAATGTTATTGCGCTGGAAAGTTTTGCAACTGCGCCAAGTACTGTAACCTATATAAATTCATATGGGACTGAGGATGCAGCCATACCTGATGATGTGATGCTTGCACAGATGGATGCCATCAATACAATTATTGATGATGGCAACACCAGCTGCATTTTGTCTATGGTAACGGGAGATCAGGTCTTAAGGACTGATCGCGGTGAGACAAAAAATGTAGCTGACAGAGACTATTTTAAGAAATGTGTTTCAACAAAGAATGTTACTGTTTCGGATATCCTTACTGATAAGGAAGATGATGAAAGACTTGCCATAATAATCGTTCCTGTATTTGATGATAAGACAGGTGAGATGATCGGCACGATACAGAGAAGTATCAATCTTAATGTACTGCATGACTTTCTTTCGGAAAACGTGTCGGATGGCTTTATAGCTGATAGCCAGGGAATTGTTGCGGCACATGCGAAGCATGAAATACATGCCACGGATGAACCGGAGGATCTAAGCTATGCACAGTTTATGAGTTCTACGGATACAGCGGGTTATTATAAGACAAACTCTAAAGGCTATCTGGAATATATATCCTGGATCAGGGAACCTGTAACGGGATATACGGTAGCGGTATTAAAAACTCAGAGTGAAATAATGGGTCCTGCGGTCAGATCAGCTGTTACCGTCGTTATTATAGGGCTGATATTGATGCTGATAGCAATGGTACTTTCATTTATTTTCTCTAAGAGCTTCACTGAGCCAATAGAGGCTGTAGCAAGATCTCTGATAGCATTGTCAGACGGAAGATTCGTTCTGGTTGAAAAGCATGCAGCCAGAAAGGATGAGTTCGGAGCTATAGCGAATGCTACAAATACGCTTATTTCAAAGCTTGAAAGTATTGTTGCCAATATAAAAAGTTCTTCGGAAGAGGTGAATTCATCCTCCGAGGAATTGTCTCAGATGGCAGATCAGATTTCGCAAACTGCAGATGGCGTTTCAAATGCAATTCAGGATGTTTCGGCAGGTGCAACACAGCAGGCTGAAGAGATCCAGGATGCAAATCAGAGTGTAGCCGATATCGGAAAAGCGGTCGAAGAGGTAAAGAGTTCTGCTACGGAACTTTCGGAAACAACAGACAGGATGAAAGAGGCTTCGGAAATTTCCGGAGAATCGCTGGTATCGCTTAGGGATTCCTCTGCAGAAATGACTGAAAAGATAAATGAGATTTCAAGAACTATCCAGGCAACACAAAATGCAGTTGATAATATCAGTGAGAAGGTTGAGGGTATCACCTCCATAGCTACTCAGACAAATCTGCTATCGCTTAATGCAAGTATTGAGGCTGCAAGAGCGGGAGAGGCTGGTAAGGGTTTTGCGGTCGTTGCGGAAGAAATAGGAAAACTGGCTGAGGATTCAAGGCAGATGGCAGGTGATATAAGGAAAGAGATGGATGCTCTTTTAGAACAGTCTAATGCGGCCGTTCTTGCAGCAGAGGATGTTAAGAAAGGAAATGACGACCAGCAGGTTGCCTTGGAAGAGACTCTTAAATCAGTCAATGGAATGCTTTCTGACATTGAGTCCACTGTTGGCGGAGTGGAAAATATTTCCAGAGGCGCGGATACCTGCGAAAGATCCAAGGATACAGTAGTTGATACAATGAGTGCTCTCTCGGCTATTTCAGAAGAAAATGCAGCTTCTTCCGAGCAGACCGGATCATCTATGGAGGAGCTTTCTGCAACAGTTACAACAATGGCGGAGTCGGCAAATGCACTTCAGAAGATTGCTGAAAAATTAAATGAAGAAATACAATTCTTCAAGGCATAA
- a CDS encoding metallophosphoesterase: MSLFAIGDLHLHFESELKARNQIEDKVWKDHERIFKKNCEEMIHPDDTLLLAGDHSWGRNLSECGKDLEYISDLPGRKILLRGNHDMFWDAKKTRQLNERFKGKLNFLQNNYYRYEDYALVGTKGYTFEGPYYIDRYGNIAGWDEEKAAHAEKLVGREAGRLRVSLDMAKADGFNKFILFLHYPPTNILQTDSIFTKIAEDYGAEQVIYAHCHGEKRFNDSIRGKKSGIEYSLVSGDCLRWKPMRIL; the protein is encoded by the coding sequence ATGAGCTTATTTGCGATAGGAGACCTTCATCTGCATTTTGAGTCGGAGCTTAAGGCCAGAAATCAGATAGAGGATAAGGTCTGGAAAGATCATGAAAGAATATTTAAGAAAAACTGTGAGGAAATGATACATCCGGATGATACATTGCTTTTAGCCGGAGATCACAGCTGGGGACGAAATTTGTCGGAGTGCGGAAAAGATCTGGAATACATATCAGATCTTCCGGGACGAAAGATACTGCTCAGAGGAAATCACGATATGTTCTGGGACGCAAAAAAGACCAGGCAGCTTAACGAACGTTTTAAGGGTAAGCTGAATTTTCTGCAGAATAATTATTACAGATATGAGGATTATGCATTAGTAGGTACAAAAGGTTACACTTTCGAAGGTCCTTATTACATTGACCGTTATGGAAATATCGCAGGCTGGGATGAAGAAAAGGCAGCTCATGCAGAAAAGCTTGTCGGCAGGGAAGCAGGGCGCTTAAGGGTTTCACTCGATATGGCAAAAGCAGATGGCTTTAATAAATTTATTCTTTTTCTGCACTATCCACCGACCAATATATTGCAGACGGACAGTATTTTTACGAAGATTGCTGAGGATTATGGAGCAGAACAGGTAATATATGCCCATTGTCATGGTGAAAAGAGGTTTAATGACAGCATCAGGGGTAAGAAAAGCGGAATTGAGTATTCGCTTGTTTCCGGGGACTGTCTCAGATGGAAACCCATGAGGATATTATAA
- a CDS encoding TRAP transporter large permease, with the protein MDSETLSTLILLGSFFIMIMMRFPIAYAVGISTVLCLFSMGQSLTSLPQLMVKGVWSYSLMAVPFFITMGLIMGSGGISEKLIALANSLVGWMRGGLAMVNIVASYFFGGISGSATADTASLGSIMIPMMVDEGYDDDFSTAVTITSSCEELLVPPSHNMVIFTTVAGGVSVGALFMAGYLPGALLAISLMIGSYIISVKKGYPKGNPFSIKVFLNQLKNSIWALLAILIVVAGVVAGWFTATESAAIAVIYSLFVSLYIYKGLTWKGVWASLGKCIETLAVVLILIAMSSAFGTCLTLLHVPAKAAMLITGVSDNPIIVTILLNLILLGLGMIMDMSPIILIATPILLPVAQSVGIHPVQFGIMMVLNCGIGLLTPPVGSVLFIGSAVAKRPMEKVVKATLPFYLCMIAALLLISFVPNVSLWLPKIAGML; encoded by the coding sequence ATGGATTCTGAAACTTTATCTACATTAATTTTACTGGGGAGTTTTTTTATAATGATAATGATGAGATTTCCGATCGCGTATGCTGTTGGAATCTCTACGGTACTCTGCCTTTTCTCAATGGGGCAGAGCCTTACTTCACTGCCGCAGCTGATGGTTAAGGGCGTATGGTCATATTCACTTATGGCTGTTCCTTTTTTCATAACAATGGGCTTGATCATGGGAAGCGGCGGCATATCCGAAAAGCTGATAGCCTTGGCGAATTCACTGGTAGGATGGATGCGAGGCGGACTTGCAATGGTAAATATAGTGGCATCTTACTTTTTTGGGGGAATATCCGGCTCAGCTACAGCTGATACAGCATCTTTAGGCTCGATAATGATACCGATGATGGTTGATGAGGGTTATGATGATGATTTTTCTACAGCAGTAACCATAACATCTTCCTGCGAGGAACTTTTAGTTCCGCCAAGTCACAATATGGTGATTTTCACAACTGTTGCAGGCGGAGTATCTGTCGGAGCATTATTTATGGCAGGATATCTGCCCGGAGCACTCCTGGCAATTTCGCTGATGATTGGATCTTATATTATTTCGGTAAAAAAGGGTTATCCGAAGGGGAATCCTTTTTCTATCAAGGTATTTTTAAATCAGCTTAAAAATTCGATATGGGCTCTGCTTGCTATCCTTATCGTTGTTGCCGGTGTCGTTGCCGGATGGTTTACGGCTACTGAGTCAGCAGCCATCGCAGTAATATATTCGCTGTTCGTTTCCCTTTATATTTATAAGGGACTGACCTGGAAGGGGGTATGGGCAAGCCTTGGAAAATGTATAGAAACTTTGGCAGTTGTTTTGATACTCATTGCGATGAGCTCTGCTTTTGGAACCTGTCTCACGCTTCTGCATGTGCCGGCTAAGGCAGCAATGCTGATCACCGGGGTATCAGACAACCCGATAATCGTTACTATACTTCTGAATCTTATTTTACTTGGACTTGGAATGATAATGGATATGTCGCCGATAATTCTTATAGCTACACCGATCTTACTGCCGGTAGCACAAAGTGTAGGAATTCATCCTGTTCAGTTTGGCATAATGATGGTGCTTAACTGTGGTATTGGTCTTCTTACTCCGCCGGTCGGTTCAGTATTGTTTATAGGTTCTGCAGTGGCAAAACGTCCGATGGAGAAGGTGGTTAAAGCAACACTTCCTTTTTACCTTTGCATGATAGCAGCACTCCTGCTTATATCCTTTGTTCCGAATGTAAGCCTCTGGCTTCCGAAGATTGCCGGAATGCTTTAA
- a CDS encoding TRAP transporter small permease → MKDSFLKLKKIKPVYDMIYKLMMSFCKILLIGDILITAWSILGRYIPFIKSPSWGEETVLTMMVYMAVLSATLAIRNRAHIRMTAFDKYMSKKNLLISDMISDIAVFLLGVFLFAYGMKICISPLVTLGRYASIPGLSKFWQYFSVPVAGAGMAFFELEQVYMRIVELISMNEKQKESEKKSEERKIELAG, encoded by the coding sequence ATGAAGGATTCTTTTCTTAAATTAAAAAAAATAAAGCCTGTTTACGACATGATATACAAACTCATGATGTCATTTTGCAAAATTCTTTTGATAGGAGATATCCTCATCACAGCATGGTCAATATTAGGAAGATATATTCCGTTTATCAAAAGTCCAAGCTGGGGAGAAGAGACTGTTCTGACAATGATGGTTTATATGGCTGTCCTTTCTGCAACCCTTGCGATAAGAAACAGAGCGCATATACGTATGACAGCATTCGATAAATATATGTCGAAAAAAAATCTTTTGATATCTGATATGATCTCGGATATTGCAGTTTTTCTTTTGGGGGTGTTTTTATTCGCATATGGAATGAAGATCTGCATTTCACCTCTCGTTACGCTTGGAAGATATGCATCGATACCGGGCTTAAGTAAATTCTGGCAATATTTTTCTGTACCGGTTGCAGGCGCAGGAATGGCATTTTTTGAGCTTGAACAGGTTTATATGCGCATTGTTGAATTGATCAGTATGAATGAAAAGCAAAAAGAGTCAGAAAAGAAGTCAGAAGAAAGAAAGATAGAATTAGCAGGTTAA